A stretch of Branchiostoma lanceolatum isolate klBraLanc5 chromosome 14, klBraLanc5.hap2, whole genome shotgun sequence DNA encodes these proteins:
- the LOC136449062 gene encoding enolase-phosphatase E1-like isoform X2, producing MGLLDLLRNMSGKEDGSAKRSFSSRIPSFSKRRQQQQQQQPQAGVEEPLLGDTSKAGDTPKQHLSRGAPYKRNFGFGFRKRQQSQKEQTNPSEMVQQLEATISKSGGAMTKDSPENRSLDIKKQPNSTRQDAAERTPNSNRTRWGMKKSQTVVTDRNSNFALPATPEVNRSIRNMPKSKSEESIKSTSSQERAKSGRSRLPKSHTMNPTRPLQSQSASGAGSARVVKPVARPQNLVRGGTAQSATDAPSNRVRTQSNASTASNVSSASSTRTPKRASQETTPKDSGQKAEVRSSAAGRSPGKAGQSRGGTEGGIADSKPSTPARQEARKEAREKGTPGRSHCRQESSTKTLKSPGVVSSSRLKPESPLTATVRRDSLDQNESASSDLESDDLMLDMDSSHDESFDQGDERPRHHRRWHSPRRNARTPTDADGREDSDTLEELDTSHSQKSQVAQDNNATPETQRRRNRRRYRRRQYGRSRAQTTPSDSPHRDRPRSQSTPMKPPRQMTASFDEEEGVTIDTSSFRYLLQDMTGMKTCLLKLKRILQEVETSSPFEQTPAGKGFADKNHLMSAMLDGAVGEVEEKDMKKENEDMKQELAQLRQQLTEKDRTISLLQTQMEKYIDARDGHVSKSAKSIATQTEPQSKRFPWSRPSPLSRSQSMREPSRTPNQTVLSTQRRSERRSAQKAQDCLEPIEELYDQNLLVSDEGEEEIGGIHHLSSSQQHLSDTEQTVDILSVQHPDESTHYTAGPQEEATSMDKLEPQASQEKHDFVSLTTEDYNQISESIAPQSAYNRKDYSIKVKDETALGNQLPLGSTEGDRYEETVSLLGAEVTADDTPTLTAHDEKMQIIKDVVSYTDQQEQEAYITTKSSKDSCTIPVLGAEPRDETAVEDDDAKCLFSPTEDSEEIERKEQQKQREEHEYTNGASYISTDQSSSIPSPGAVDTTVDTLSSSEHEVSSVQDVEDSHALNTTFSIEKDDDASLAGPNVVNITQEAEEEYGSAPKIATCKEVPSEPANSGDKKGKKPQAATSRGIQPPLQGQRQEIALQEDGELTKQKNGAVNQELETIRERSLSFAGFGRPAASYQHGNPSYADVLTTGTPAQEGAPPLRERSQSCAALKGAPGRRGIPMYQKSKERSATESVMGRSQSHTGLQEQGRSGIPSTKKGTSVDVNTDGALAKGKSQSLAALKYQGKKESRMPLPSQSRGGQRFAGPPRESSIPEMRGRSFTFPKYKNTKENTEKQSKKEGQHTSAQAAETIVKADGAAPSTPRGGTAAGIEQNAPTPKGKSKGRIPVFGKWYKR from the exons ATGGGGCTTTTGGACTTACTCAGAAATATGAGCGGAAAGGAAGACGGTTCAGCAAAGAGGAGTTTTTCTTCAAGAATTCCGTCCTTCTCCAAGAGgagacagcagcagcagcaacagcagccgCAGGCAGGAGTGGAAGAACCTCTTTTGG GGGATACCAGTAAAGCAGGAGATACTCCCAAGCAGCATCTATCCAGAGGTGCCCCGTACAAGCGCAATTTTGGGTTTGGCTTTAGAAAGAGACAACAAAGTCAGAAAGAGCAGACAAACCCCAGTGAGATGGTCCAACAGTTGGAGGCAACCATTTCCAAGTCTGGGGGTGCCATGACGAAAGACAGTCCCGAAAATAGATCATTAgacataaaaaaacaacctaATTCTACAAGACAAGATGCTGCGGAAAGAACGCCCAATTCTAATAGAACAAGGTGGGGCATGAAGAAATCTCAAACAGTTGTGACAGATCGCAACAGTAATTTCGCCTTACCCGCGACCCCCGAGGTCAATCGCTCTATCCGCAACATGCCGAAGTCAAAATCTGAGGAAAGCATCAAATCTACCTCGTCCCAGGAGAGGGCAAAGAGTGGAAGGAGTAGACTTCCCAAATCACACACGATGAATCCCACCAGACCTCTCCAATCGCAGTCAGCTTCCGGGGCGGGGTCTGCGAGGGTAGTCAAACCTGTGGCGAGGCCGCAGAATCTTGTACGCGGCGGCACGGCGCAGTCCGCTACCGACGCGCCATCAAATCGTGTGCGTACTCAGTCCAACGCTAGCACTGCATCGAACGTCAGCTCTGCTAGCTCCACCAGAACACCAAAGAGAGCATCTCAGGAAACAACACCGAAAGATAGTGGACAGAAAGCAGAAGTAAGGAGCTCAGCAGCCGGCAGAAGTCCTGGTAAAGCTGGACAGAGTAGGGGAGGTACAGAGGGTGGCATAGCCGACTCAAAACCTTCGACACCAGCAAGGCAGGAAGCCAGAAAGGAAGCACGAGAAAAGGGAACTCCTGGAAGGAGTCACTGTAGGCAGGAATCTTCCACCAAAACTCTGAAGAGTCCTGGAGTAGTAAGTAGTTCGAGACTCAAACCTGAGTCTCCCCTCACGGCGACCGTACGCAGAGACAGTCTCGACCAGAACGAGTCGGCGTCATCTGACCTTGAGTCTGACGACCTCATGTTAGACATGGATTCCTCGCACGACGAGAGTTTTGATCAGGGCGACGAGAGACCGCGGCATCACAGACGGTGGCACAGTCCACGACGGAACGCAAGAACGCCGACGGACGCCGATGGGAGGGAGGACAGTGACACTTTGGAAGAGCTTGATACCAGCCATTCACAAAAAAG TCAAGTTGCTCAAGACAATAACGCTACACCTGAGACTCAGCGGCGAAGAAATAGAAGAAG ATATAGAAGAAGACAGTACGGAAGGTCTCGGGCCCAAACCACCCCTTCTGACAGCCCACACAGAGACAGACCCCGTTCTCAATCTACCCCGATGAAACCACCAAGGCAGATGACAGCAAGCTTCGATGAGGAAGAAGGGGTCACCATAGACACCTCGTCTTTCAGATACCTCCTTCAAGACATGACAGGCATGAAAACATGTCTTCTGAAGCTGAAGAGAATTCTGCAGGAG GTGGAAACATCTTCGCCTTTTGAGCAGACTCCAGCTGGAAAG GGATTTGCAGACAAGAATCATTTGATGTCGGCAATGTTAGATGGAGCAGTTGGAGAGGTGGAAGAAAAAGACATGAAAAAG gaaaatgaagacatgaaacaagagcttgctcAGTTGAGACAACAGCTGACTGAGAAGGATCGTACCATTTCCCTGCTCCAGACACAAATG gaAAAGTACATCGATGCGAGAGACGGCCATGTTAGTAAAAGTGCAAAATCCATAGCGACACAGACGGAACCGCAGTCTAAG CGTTTCCCTTGGAGTAGACCATCCCCGTTAAGCAGATCTCAATCCATGCGAGAACCCAGCC GGACACCGAACCAGACTGTTCTCTCTACCCAACGAAGATCGGAAAGAAGATCAGCCCAGAAGGCTCAG GATTGTTTGGAACCTATTGAGGAGTTATATGA CCAAAACCTTCTGGTGTCTGATGAAGGGGAGGAAGAGATAGGAGGCATTCATCATTTGTCATCAAGTCAGCAGCATCTAAGTGATACAGAACAGACTGTGGATATTCTTTCAGTTCAGCATCCAGATGAAAGCACCCATTACACAgcaggaccacaggaagaggcCACTAGCATGGACAAGCTTGAGCCACAGGCCAGCCAAGAAAAACATGACTTTGTATCACTCACTACTGAAGATTATAACCAAATCAGTGAAAGTATCGCCCCACAGTCAGCATATAACAGGAAAGATTATAGCATTAAGGTTAAAGATGAAACAGCACTTGGAAATCAGCTGCCATTGGGAAGTACAGAAGGGGACAGATATGAAGAGACAgtgtctctccttggtgctgaagttacaGCTGATGACACACCGACACTGACAGCTCATGATGAGAAGATGCAAATTATTAAAGATGTGGTGTCATATACAGATCAACAAGAACAGGAAGCATACATAACCACAAAGAGCAGCAAAGACAGCtgtaccatccctgtccttggtgctgaacccaGAGACGAGACTGCAGTAGAAGACGATGATGCAAAGTGCCTCTTTTCTCCAACTGAGGACAGTGAAGAGATCGAAAGAAAAGAGCAGCAGAAGCAGCGGGAAGAACATGAGTATACAAATGGTGCATCATATATCAGCACAGACCAATCATCTTCCATCCCTAGCCCTGGTGCTGTAGACACCACTGTTGATACTTTATCCAGTTCTGAGCATGAAGTGTCTTCAGTGCAAGATGTTGAAGACTCCCATGCTCTCAATACAACCTTCTCCATTGAGAAAGATGATGATGCAAGTCTTGCAGGCCCAAATGTTGTCAACATTACTCAGGAAGCAGAGGAAGAGTATGGAAGTGCACCGAAGATCGCAACCTGTAAAGAAGTTCCAAGTGAACCAGCCAACAGTGGtgacaagaaaggcaagaaaccACAAGCAGCAACTTCTAGGGGCATCCAGCCACCACTGCAAGGGCAAAGGCAAGAAATTGCCCTCCAAGAAGACGGTGAATTGACCAAGCAAAAGAATGGAGCAGTAAACCAAGAGTTGGAGACCATAAGAGAGAGGAGCTTGAGCTTTGCAGGATTTGGTAGACCGGCTGCATCTTATCAGCATGGCAATCCATCGTATGCAGACGTCCTGACTACAGGCACGCCAGCACAAGAAGGTGCACCACCCCTCCGAGAGAGGTCGCAAAGTTGCGCTGCGTTGAAAGGAGCGCCAGGGCGAAGGGGCATCCCCATGTACCAGAAGAGTAAGGAAAGGTCAGCGACGGAAAGCGTAATGGGAAGAAGTCAAAGCCACACCGGCCTCCAGGAGCAAGGAAGGAGTGGAATTCCCTCCACAAAGAAAGGCACATCTGTAGATGTGAATACTGACGGGGCTTTAGCAAAAGGAAAGAGTCAGAGCTTGGCGGCGTTGAAGTACCAAGGGAAGAAAGAGAGCAGAATGCCTCTACCTTCACAGAGTAGAGGTGGACAAAGGTTTGCAGGTCCGCCAAGGGAATCCAGTATCCCAGAGATGAGGGGGCGAAGTTTCACCTTCCCAAAGTACAAGAATACAAAGGAGAACACAGAGAAACAGAGCAAAAAGGAAGGGCAACACACATCAGCACAGGCAGCAGAAACCATCGTCAAAGCAGATGGTGCAGCGCCCTCTACTCCAAGAGGTGGAACTGCAGCTGGCATAGAACAGAATGCTCCCACACCAAAAGGAAAGAGCAAGGGCCGTATTCCTGTGTTTGGGAAGTGGTACAAACGTTAG
- the LOC136449062 gene encoding enolase-phosphatase E1-like isoform X3 produces the protein MGLLDLLRNMSGKEDGSAKRSFSSRIPSFSKRRQQQQQQQPQAGVEEPLLGDTSKAGDTPKQHLSRGAPYKRNFGFGFRKRQQSQKEQTNPSEMVQQLEATISKSGGAMTKDSPENRSLDIKKQPNSTRQDAAERTPNSNRTRWGMKKSQTVVTDRNSNFALPATPEVNRSIRNMPKSKSEESIKSTSSQERAKSGRSRLPKSHTMNPTRPLQSQSASGAGSARVVKPVARPQNLVRGGTAQSATDAPSNRVRTQSNASTASNVSSASSTRTPKRASQETTPKDSGQKAEVRSSAAGRSPGKAGQSRGGTEGGIADSKPSTPARQEARKEAREKGTPGRSHCRQESSTKTLKSPGVVSSSRLKPESPLTATVRRDSLDQNESASSDLESDDLMLDMDSSHDESFDQGDERPRHHRRWHSPRRNARTPTDADGREDSDTLEELDTSHSQKSLRTHQQQRVKKQGSSEQKYRRRQYGRSRAQTTPSDSPHRDRPRSQSTPMKPPRQMTASFDEEEGVTIDTSSFRYLLQDMTGMKTCLLKLKRILQEVETSSPFEQTPAGKGFADKNHLMSAMLDGAVGEVEEKDMKKENEDMKQELAQLRQQLTEKDRTISLLQTQMEKYIDARDGHVSKSAKSIATQTEPQSKRFPWSRPSPLSRSQSMREPSRTPNQTVLSTQRRSERRSAQKAQDCLEPIEELYDQNLLVSDEGEEEIGGIHHLSSSQQHLSDTEQTVDILSVQHPDESTHYTAGPQEEATSMDKLEPQASQEKHDFVSLTTEDYNQISESIAPQSAYNRKDYSIKVKDETALGNQLPLGSTEGDRYEETVSLLGAEVTADDTPTLTAHDEKMQIIKDVVSYTDQQEQEAYITTKSSKDSCTIPVLGAEPRDETAVEDDDAKCLFSPTEDSEEIERKEQQKQREEHEYTNGASYISTDQSSSIPSPGAVDTTVDTLSSSEHEVSSVQDVEDSHALNTTFSIEKDDDASLAGPNVVNITQEAEEEYGSAPKIATCKEVPSEPANSGDKKGKKPQAATSRGIQPPLQGQRQEIALQEDGELTKQKNGAVNQELETIRERSLSFAGFGRPAASYQHGNPSYADVLTTGTPAQEGAPPLRERSQSCAALKGAPGRRGIPMYQKSKERSATESVMGRSQSHTGLQEQGRSGIPSTKKGTSVDVNTDGALAKGKSQSLAALKYQGKKESRMPLPSQSRGGQRFAGPPRESSIPEMRGRSFTFPKYKNTKENTEKQSKKEGQHTSAQAAETIVKADGAAPSTPRGGTAAGIEQNAPTPKGKSKGRIPVFGKWYKR, from the exons ATGGGGCTTTTGGACTTACTCAGAAATATGAGCGGAAAGGAAGACGGTTCAGCAAAGAGGAGTTTTTCTTCAAGAATTCCGTCCTTCTCCAAGAGgagacagcagcagcagcaacagcagccgCAGGCAGGAGTGGAAGAACCTCTTTTGG GGGATACCAGTAAAGCAGGAGATACTCCCAAGCAGCATCTATCCAGAGGTGCCCCGTACAAGCGCAATTTTGGGTTTGGCTTTAGAAAGAGACAACAAAGTCAGAAAGAGCAGACAAACCCCAGTGAGATGGTCCAACAGTTGGAGGCAACCATTTCCAAGTCTGGGGGTGCCATGACGAAAGACAGTCCCGAAAATAGATCATTAgacataaaaaaacaacctaATTCTACAAGACAAGATGCTGCGGAAAGAACGCCCAATTCTAATAGAACAAGGTGGGGCATGAAGAAATCTCAAACAGTTGTGACAGATCGCAACAGTAATTTCGCCTTACCCGCGACCCCCGAGGTCAATCGCTCTATCCGCAACATGCCGAAGTCAAAATCTGAGGAAAGCATCAAATCTACCTCGTCCCAGGAGAGGGCAAAGAGTGGAAGGAGTAGACTTCCCAAATCACACACGATGAATCCCACCAGACCTCTCCAATCGCAGTCAGCTTCCGGGGCGGGGTCTGCGAGGGTAGTCAAACCTGTGGCGAGGCCGCAGAATCTTGTACGCGGCGGCACGGCGCAGTCCGCTACCGACGCGCCATCAAATCGTGTGCGTACTCAGTCCAACGCTAGCACTGCATCGAACGTCAGCTCTGCTAGCTCCACCAGAACACCAAAGAGAGCATCTCAGGAAACAACACCGAAAGATAGTGGACAGAAAGCAGAAGTAAGGAGCTCAGCAGCCGGCAGAAGTCCTGGTAAAGCTGGACAGAGTAGGGGAGGTACAGAGGGTGGCATAGCCGACTCAAAACCTTCGACACCAGCAAGGCAGGAAGCCAGAAAGGAAGCACGAGAAAAGGGAACTCCTGGAAGGAGTCACTGTAGGCAGGAATCTTCCACCAAAACTCTGAAGAGTCCTGGAGTAGTAAGTAGTTCGAGACTCAAACCTGAGTCTCCCCTCACGGCGACCGTACGCAGAGACAGTCTCGACCAGAACGAGTCGGCGTCATCTGACCTTGAGTCTGACGACCTCATGTTAGACATGGATTCCTCGCACGACGAGAGTTTTGATCAGGGCGACGAGAGACCGCGGCATCACAGACGGTGGCACAGTCCACGACGGAACGCAAGAACGCCGACGGACGCCGATGGGAGGGAGGACAGTGACACTTTGGAAGAGCTTGATACCAGCCATTCACAAAAAAG CCTGAGGACTCATCAGCAGCAAAGAGTAAAGAAACAGGGAAGCTCTGAACAAAA ATATAGAAGAAGACAGTACGGAAGGTCTCGGGCCCAAACCACCCCTTCTGACAGCCCACACAGAGACAGACCCCGTTCTCAATCTACCCCGATGAAACCACCAAGGCAGATGACAGCAAGCTTCGATGAGGAAGAAGGGGTCACCATAGACACCTCGTCTTTCAGATACCTCCTTCAAGACATGACAGGCATGAAAACATGTCTTCTGAAGCTGAAGAGAATTCTGCAGGAG GTGGAAACATCTTCGCCTTTTGAGCAGACTCCAGCTGGAAAG GGATTTGCAGACAAGAATCATTTGATGTCGGCAATGTTAGATGGAGCAGTTGGAGAGGTGGAAGAAAAAGACATGAAAAAG gaaaatgaagacatgaaacaagagcttgctcAGTTGAGACAACAGCTGACTGAGAAGGATCGTACCATTTCCCTGCTCCAGACACAAATG gaAAAGTACATCGATGCGAGAGACGGCCATGTTAGTAAAAGTGCAAAATCCATAGCGACACAGACGGAACCGCAGTCTAAG CGTTTCCCTTGGAGTAGACCATCCCCGTTAAGCAGATCTCAATCCATGCGAGAACCCAGCC GGACACCGAACCAGACTGTTCTCTCTACCCAACGAAGATCGGAAAGAAGATCAGCCCAGAAGGCTCAG GATTGTTTGGAACCTATTGAGGAGTTATATGA CCAAAACCTTCTGGTGTCTGATGAAGGGGAGGAAGAGATAGGAGGCATTCATCATTTGTCATCAAGTCAGCAGCATCTAAGTGATACAGAACAGACTGTGGATATTCTTTCAGTTCAGCATCCAGATGAAAGCACCCATTACACAgcaggaccacaggaagaggcCACTAGCATGGACAAGCTTGAGCCACAGGCCAGCCAAGAAAAACATGACTTTGTATCACTCACTACTGAAGATTATAACCAAATCAGTGAAAGTATCGCCCCACAGTCAGCATATAACAGGAAAGATTATAGCATTAAGGTTAAAGATGAAACAGCACTTGGAAATCAGCTGCCATTGGGAAGTACAGAAGGGGACAGATATGAAGAGACAgtgtctctccttggtgctgaagttacaGCTGATGACACACCGACACTGACAGCTCATGATGAGAAGATGCAAATTATTAAAGATGTGGTGTCATATACAGATCAACAAGAACAGGAAGCATACATAACCACAAAGAGCAGCAAAGACAGCtgtaccatccctgtccttggtgctgaacccaGAGACGAGACTGCAGTAGAAGACGATGATGCAAAGTGCCTCTTTTCTCCAACTGAGGACAGTGAAGAGATCGAAAGAAAAGAGCAGCAGAAGCAGCGGGAAGAACATGAGTATACAAATGGTGCATCATATATCAGCACAGACCAATCATCTTCCATCCCTAGCCCTGGTGCTGTAGACACCACTGTTGATACTTTATCCAGTTCTGAGCATGAAGTGTCTTCAGTGCAAGATGTTGAAGACTCCCATGCTCTCAATACAACCTTCTCCATTGAGAAAGATGATGATGCAAGTCTTGCAGGCCCAAATGTTGTCAACATTACTCAGGAAGCAGAGGAAGAGTATGGAAGTGCACCGAAGATCGCAACCTGTAAAGAAGTTCCAAGTGAACCAGCCAACAGTGGtgacaagaaaggcaagaaaccACAAGCAGCAACTTCTAGGGGCATCCAGCCACCACTGCAAGGGCAAAGGCAAGAAATTGCCCTCCAAGAAGACGGTGAATTGACCAAGCAAAAGAATGGAGCAGTAAACCAAGAGTTGGAGACCATAAGAGAGAGGAGCTTGAGCTTTGCAGGATTTGGTAGACCGGCTGCATCTTATCAGCATGGCAATCCATCGTATGCAGACGTCCTGACTACAGGCACGCCAGCACAAGAAGGTGCACCACCCCTCCGAGAGAGGTCGCAAAGTTGCGCTGCGTTGAAAGGAGCGCCAGGGCGAAGGGGCATCCCCATGTACCAGAAGAGTAAGGAAAGGTCAGCGACGGAAAGCGTAATGGGAAGAAGTCAAAGCCACACCGGCCTCCAGGAGCAAGGAAGGAGTGGAATTCCCTCCACAAAGAAAGGCACATCTGTAGATGTGAATACTGACGGGGCTTTAGCAAAAGGAAAGAGTCAGAGCTTGGCGGCGTTGAAGTACCAAGGGAAGAAAGAGAGCAGAATGCCTCTACCTTCACAGAGTAGAGGTGGACAAAGGTTTGCAGGTCCGCCAAGGGAATCCAGTATCCCAGAGATGAGGGGGCGAAGTTTCACCTTCCCAAAGTACAAGAATACAAAGGAGAACACAGAGAAACAGAGCAAAAAGGAAGGGCAACACACATCAGCACAGGCAGCAGAAACCATCGTCAAAGCAGATGGTGCAGCGCCCTCTACTCCAAGAGGTGGAACTGCAGCTGGCATAGAACAGAATGCTCCCACACCAAAAGGAAAGAGCAAGGGCCGTATTCCTGTGTTTGGGAAGTGGTACAAACGTTAG